A window from Drosophila kikkawai strain 14028-0561.14 chromosome 2L, DkikHiC1v2, whole genome shotgun sequence encodes these proteins:
- the LOC108081818 gene encoding uncharacterized protein isoform X2, which yields MHKTWNKPLHKRKWKSVSNTGKLIYYLQPLVDNLFFIWMQPLPFPTLLKIGYSCGLFFFLLLPFLCPLLVLVFYYGIFQYVAEQHLALVPPDNLDLLGAALHLWRFEVPNQKYLIYVTMYIDRYRVIMTAISSTIDYMRMALSFVFS from the exons ATGCACAAGACCTGGAACAAGCCGTTGCATAAGCGCAAG TGGAAGAGCGTGTCGAACACTGGGAAGCTGATCTACTATTTGCAGCCGCTGGTCGATAACTTGTTCTTTATATGGATGCAGCCCCTGCCCTTCCCAACCCTCCTCAAGATCGGGTACAGCTGCGGCCTGTTCTTTTTCCTCCTGCTGCCCTTCCTGTGCCCGCTGCTCGTCCTGGTTTTCTACTACGGCATCTTCCAGTACGTCGCAGAGCAGCACTTGGCGCTGGTACCGCCCGACAACTTGGACCTCCTTGGGGCCGCCCTGCACCTGTGGCGCTTCGAGGTGCCCAATCAGAAGTATCTGATATACGTGACCATGTACATCGACCGCTATCGAGTGATTATGACCGCCATATCCTCGACAATCGACTACATGCGCATGGCCCTGAGCTTTGTTTTCAGCTGA
- the LOC108081818 gene encoding uncharacterized protein isoform X1, whose amino-acid sequence MHKTWNKPLHKRKVWKSVSNTGKLIYYLQPLVDNLFFIWMQPLPFPTLLKIGYSCGLFFFLLLPFLCPLLVLVFYYGIFQYVAEQHLALVPPDNLDLLGAALHLWRFEVPNQKYLIYVTMYIDRYRVIMTAISSTIDYMRMALSFVFS is encoded by the exons ATGCACAAGACCTGGAACAAGCCGTTGCATAAGCGCAAGGTG TGGAAGAGCGTGTCGAACACTGGGAAGCTGATCTACTATTTGCAGCCGCTGGTCGATAACTTGTTCTTTATATGGATGCAGCCCCTGCCCTTCCCAACCCTCCTCAAGATCGGGTACAGCTGCGGCCTGTTCTTTTTCCTCCTGCTGCCCTTCCTGTGCCCGCTGCTCGTCCTGGTTTTCTACTACGGCATCTTCCAGTACGTCGCAGAGCAGCACTTGGCGCTGGTACCGCCCGACAACTTGGACCTCCTTGGGGCCGCCCTGCACCTGTGGCGCTTCGAGGTGCCCAATCAGAAGTATCTGATATACGTGACCATGTACATCGACCGCTATCGAGTGATTATGACCGCCATATCCTCGACAATCGACTACATGCGCATGGCCCTGAGCTTTGTTTTCAGCTGA